One genomic region from Betaproteobacteria bacterium encodes:
- the maiA gene encoding maleylacetoacetate isomerase — protein sequence MLKLYGYFRSSASYRVRIALNMKGLDYEQVSIHLAKGRQYTPEFSEISPQNLVPVLEHDGQRLYQSPAIIQYLDEKFPQPALLPKDSLGRNRARSLALICVCEIHPLNNTRVLAYLTDTLKLTDEQKNAWYRHWVTVGFTALEKRLATEKETGQFCHGDTPGFADIALVPQVANANRFKVDLNPFPTISRINDECLKLEPFRKAMPANQPDAE from the coding sequence ATGCTTAAACTTTACGGGTATTTCAGAAGTTCCGCGTCCTACCGCGTGCGCATCGCACTGAACATGAAAGGCCTCGACTACGAGCAGGTCAGCATCCATCTGGCGAAAGGCCGGCAGTACACGCCCGAGTTTTCGGAAATCAGTCCGCAGAATCTGGTTCCGGTGCTGGAGCACGACGGCCAGCGGCTGTATCAGTCGCCGGCGATCATCCAGTATCTCGACGAGAAATTTCCCCAGCCGGCCCTGCTGCCCAAAGATTCTCTCGGTAGAAATCGCGCCCGCTCCCTGGCGCTGATCTGCGTTTGCGAAATCCATCCGCTGAACAACACACGCGTGCTGGCCTACCTGACCGATACGCTCAAACTGACCGACGAACAGAAAAATGCCTGGTACCGGCACTGGGTGACGGTCGGCTTCACCGCACTGGAGAAGCGGCTCGCGACGGAAAAGGAAACCGGGCAGTTCTGCCACGGCGACACGCCGGGTTTCGCAGATATCGCGCTGGTACCGCAGGTTGCCAATGCCAATCGCTTCAAGGTCGACCTCAACCCATTTCCCACCATCAGTCGTATCAACGACGAGTGCCTTAAGCTCGAGCCTTTCAGGAAGGCGATGCCGGCGAATCAGCCGGATGCCGAGTAA
- a CDS encoding DUF2726 domain-containing protein — MKIVGALFGLLILAVVFVLWLRTYKSIKGDDGPLFSLGNRKPRKENNSLDEFLAAYKRGEVPMGNSASIPVNAATKPSRTPLPAPAAAQTAPIKRDAFVSGSTKLAYLACKTGLRDHHIFAHVSLSALSTGGMVDPVLARTGVDLLICNANMSAVAVIDLIDAGNSAADAAKADYLKALGIRYLRLSAKSLPRPDELHALLYKM, encoded by the coding sequence ATGAAAATCGTCGGCGCCCTGTTCGGCCTTCTCATTCTCGCGGTGGTATTTGTCCTCTGGCTCCGCACCTACAAGTCAATCAAGGGCGACGACGGGCCGCTGTTTTCACTGGGCAACCGTAAACCGAGAAAAGAGAACAATTCGCTGGATGAGTTCCTTGCCGCTTACAAGCGCGGTGAAGTACCGATGGGTAACAGCGCGTCCATACCGGTGAATGCAGCGACGAAGCCGTCGCGCACGCCGCTGCCCGCCCCCGCAGCAGCGCAGACTGCCCCTATCAAGCGCGATGCCTTCGTTTCCGGTTCGACCAAACTGGCCTACCTGGCCTGCAAGACCGGACTGCGCGACCACCACATCTTCGCGCACGTGTCACTCTCGGCGCTGTCCACCGGCGGCATGGTCGACCCGGTGCTGGCACGGACCGGCGTCGATCTGCTGATCTGCAACGCGAATATGTCGGCTGTGGCGGTCATCGACCTGATCGATGCAGGGAACAGCGCCGCGGACGCAGCCAAGGCGGACTACCTCAAGGCGCTCGGCATCCGCTACCTGCGACTGTCGGCAAAATCCCTTCCGCGACCGGATGAATTGCACGCGCTGCTTTACAAAATGTAA
- a CDS encoding RraA family protein, whose protein sequence is MIGDPVALTVRRKIERPSKTTMKAFAGMPTGFVTDAYNGKGCLDYAIKPLLPTMSFSGSAITAFCGPMDNLAAMAILDFAKKGDVIVIATTGDDSAATIGDLWAFWAKKIGVAAIICDGLIRDVTGLLKVDIPVFARGIKPNSAFKNGPGEINATVTCGGVAISAGDIIVGDRDGVVAVPLAEAAHVVERLELVKKKEAEAEAKIKKGIKLKFWDPDALGSRLHYID, encoded by the coding sequence ATGATCGGCGATCCCGTTGCCCTGACCGTCCGCCGCAAAATCGAACGGCCCTCGAAAACCACAATGAAGGCATTTGCCGGCATGCCCACCGGCTTTGTCACCGATGCCTATAACGGCAAAGGTTGCCTGGACTATGCAATCAAGCCTCTGCTCCCGACCATGAGCTTCAGCGGCAGCGCCATCACGGCGTTCTGCGGACCGATGGACAATCTTGCCGCGATGGCGATACTCGACTTCGCAAAGAAAGGGGATGTCATCGTGATCGCCACCACAGGCGACGATTCCGCGGCGACCATCGGCGACCTGTGGGCATTCTGGGCGAAGAAGATTGGTGTCGCCGCCATCATCTGCGACGGCCTGATACGCGACGTCACCGGGTTGCTGAAAGTCGACATCCCGGTCTTCGCGCGCGGCATCAAGCCGAATTCCGCTTTCAAGAACGGTCCCGGTGAAATCAACGCCACGGTGACCTGCGGCGGCGTGGCGATTTCCGCCGGCGACATCATCGTCGGCGACCGCGATGGGGTGGTTGCCGTCCCGCTCGCGGAGGCGGCGCATGTGGTTGAGCGTCTGGAACTCGTGAAGAAGAAAGAGGCCGAAGCCGAGGCCAAGATCAAAAAGGGCATCAAGCTCAAGTTCTGGGATCCCGATGCGCTCGGCAGCCGGCTCCATTACATCGACTGA
- a CDS encoding FKBP-type peptidyl-prolyl cis-trans isomerase has product MPPIFRTCPAVIALALSSLLCAPTLWPASAHAAPTEIEIADQTVGNGLEPRRGWFAIIRYTGWIYDEQAADRKGKKFINSDDRGAPVSFVYGYKRALPGLEKGMEGMKVGGRRTVVIPAKYAFKGARQESPDGVSVDSNLIIDVELVDVVPQANSAPSNE; this is encoded by the coding sequence ATGCCGCCAATTTTTCGTACCTGCCCCGCTGTAATCGCGCTCGCGCTGTCGAGTCTGCTCTGTGCCCCGACTCTGTGGCCGGCTTCGGCTCACGCCGCGCCAACTGAAATCGAGATCGCGGACCAAACCGTGGGAAACGGTCTCGAGCCGCGGCGCGGCTGGTTTGCGATCATCCGTTATACCGGATGGATCTACGACGAGCAGGCGGCCGACAGGAAGGGAAAGAAATTCATCAATTCGGACGACCGCGGCGCACCGGTTTCTTTCGTGTACGGGTACAAGCGCGCGCTGCCCGGGCTGGAAAAAGGCATGGAAGGCATGAAGGTCGGCGGGCGCCGCACCGTCGTCATTCCCGCCAAATATGCCTTCAAGGGTGCCCGGCAGGAGAGCCCGGATGGTGTTTCCGTCGATTCGAATCTGATCATCGACGTCGAGCTCGTGGATGTCGTGCCGCAGGCGAATTCCGCTCCGTCCAACGAATAG
- a CDS encoding N-acetyltransferase — MKTRSGIQVVDSLASIPASDWDALAGNHPLLSHAFLHALHESGCASAETGWAPCHLTLWRDSRLAAAMPLYLKSHSYGEYVFDWAWADAYQRHGLRYYPKLLNAVPFTPVTGPRLLATNEADRHALLDATLEFARDTGVSSLHCLFPAAPEVTAFESAGLMLRASVQFHWCNEGFRDFDDFLARMNHDKRKKIRQERRKVRDAGIEFRWLRGGEATQADWRFFVECYNRTYRAHHSSPYLNLDFFLRLAQAMPGHVLLILGYREGLPVASAFNIIGGETLYGRYWGTKEFHSGLHFETCYYQAIEFCIAEKIGSFEGGAQGEHKLARGLLPQRTVSAHWLAHPEFAEAVTRFLRKEASGIEHYVDELSEHSPFKQADRAPE; from the coding sequence ATGAAAACGCGCTCCGGTATCCAGGTCGTAGATTCGCTTGCGTCGATTCCCGCTTCGGATTGGGACGCGCTCGCGGGAAATCATCCGCTGCTTTCGCATGCCTTCCTTCATGCGCTGCATGAAAGCGGTTGCGCCAGCGCCGAGACGGGCTGGGCGCCCTGCCACCTGACGTTGTGGCGGGACAGCCGGCTGGCGGCGGCCATGCCGCTCTATCTGAAATCCCATTCCTACGGCGAGTATGTATTCGACTGGGCCTGGGCGGACGCCTACCAGCGCCACGGCCTGCGCTATTACCCCAAGCTGCTGAATGCGGTGCCGTTCACGCCGGTGACCGGACCGCGCTTGTTGGCAACGAACGAAGCCGATCGACACGCACTGCTCGACGCGACGCTGGAATTTGCGCGCGACACGGGCGTATCTTCGTTGCACTGCCTGTTTCCTGCGGCACCCGAGGTTACGGCTTTCGAATCCGCCGGGCTGATGTTGAGGGCGTCCGTGCAATTCCACTGGTGCAACGAGGGTTTCCGTGACTTCGACGATTTTCTGGCGCGCATGAACCACGACAAGCGCAAGAAAATCCGCCAGGAGCGGCGCAAGGTACGCGATGCAGGGATCGAATTTCGCTGGCTGCGCGGGGGCGAGGCGACCCAGGCCGACTGGCGGTTCTTCGTCGAATGCTACAACCGGACGTATCGAGCCCACCATTCGTCGCCTTATCTGAATCTCGATTTCTTTCTGCGTCTGGCGCAAGCCATGCCCGGACACGTTCTGCTCATACTGGGTTATCGGGAAGGGCTGCCGGTGGCGTCGGCCTTCAATATCATTGGCGGCGAAACGCTGTACGGCCGCTATTGGGGAACGAAGGAATTCCACTCCGGCCTGCATTTCGAAACCTGCTACTACCAGGCCATCGAATTCTGCATCGCCGAGAAGATCGGCTCTTTCGAAGGCGGCGCGCAGGGCGAGCACAAGCTCGCCCGTGGGCTCCTGCCGCAACGCACGGTATCCGCGCACTGGCTGGCGCACCCCGAATTCGCCGAGGCCGTCACGCGCTTTCTGCGCAAGGAAGCGAGCGGTATCGAGCACTATGTCGACGAACTGTCCGAACACAGTCCGTTCAAGCAGGCGGATCGTGCCCCCGAATAG
- a CDS encoding NAD+ synthase gives MRIAIGQINCTVGDLSGNARKILEFAHRARAQGADILLTPELSLCGYPPEDLLLREDFRAACDRALAELASKVEGISVVVGHPHQVGGRLYNAASVLQDGGIAAVYHKRDLPNYTVFDEERYFESDGSPCVVEVNGVRVGVNICEDVWGPDGESTGRVIPGADGVNVGINICADVWEPEAPKRARAAGAQVLLVLNASPFHINKLRTRYEVVHDRTAETGMAVVFCNLVGGQDELVFDGASFVMDGRGKLTHQLPAFEEALAVVEVGKDGPLPGEIVPEPEIDESIYKALCLGVRDYLGKNRFPGALLGLSGGIDSALTLCIAADAIGADKVHAVMMPSQFTADISIEDSREMVKRLGVRYSEIAIKPMFDTFMKALAPHFGDRPFDASEENLQSRIRGTLLMALSNKHGSIVLTTGNKSEMSTGYATLYGDMAGGFAVLKDITKKFVYRLSRYRNSLSAVIPERIIERAPSAELRPNQVDQDSLPPYDVLDAIVERYVEQDQSVAEIVAAGFKSEDVHRIVNLVHINEYKRRQAPVGIRITPRGFGKDWRYPITNKYRGGL, from the coding sequence ATGCGCATTGCGATTGGCCAGATCAACTGTACGGTCGGGGATCTTTCCGGCAACGCAAGAAAAATCCTCGAGTTTGCGCACCGGGCCAGGGCACAGGGCGCCGATATTCTGCTGACTCCCGAACTCTCCCTCTGCGGTTATCCGCCGGAAGATCTGCTGTTGCGCGAGGATTTCCGCGCCGCCTGCGATCGCGCGCTCGCGGAGCTTGCGTCCAAGGTCGAGGGCATCAGCGTCGTGGTCGGCCACCCGCACCAGGTCGGCGGCAGGCTCTACAACGCCGCTTCGGTGCTGCAGGATGGCGGCATCGCGGCCGTCTATCACAAGCGCGATCTGCCCAATTACACGGTATTCGACGAAGAGCGCTATTTCGAGTCCGACGGCAGCCCCTGCGTCGTGGAAGTCAACGGCGTTCGGGTCGGCGTGAACATCTGCGAGGATGTCTGGGGTCCCGACGGGGAGAGCACGGGCCGCGTCATCCCTGGCGCCGACGGCGTCAATGTCGGCATCAACATCTGCGCGGACGTCTGGGAACCGGAGGCGCCAAAGCGCGCGCGCGCGGCCGGGGCGCAGGTGTTGCTGGTCCTCAACGCCTCGCCTTTCCATATCAACAAGCTCAGGACCCGTTACGAGGTGGTGCACGATCGTACCGCCGAGACCGGTATGGCGGTGGTGTTCTGTAACCTTGTCGGCGGCCAGGACGAACTGGTATTCGACGGCGCGTCTTTCGTGATGGATGGACGCGGCAAGCTGACCCACCAGTTGCCGGCCTTCGAGGAGGCGCTTGCGGTTGTCGAGGTCGGCAAAGACGGCCCGCTCCCCGGCGAAATTGTTCCGGAACCGGAAATCGACGAGAGCATCTACAAGGCGTTATGCCTGGGCGTGCGCGACTATCTCGGCAAGAACCGGTTTCCCGGGGCGCTGCTGGGTTTGTCCGGCGGCATCGATTCCGCGCTGACCTTGTGCATTGCCGCCGATGCGATTGGCGCCGACAAGGTGCATGCGGTGATGATGCCCTCGCAGTTCACCGCCGACATCAGCATCGAAGATTCGCGGGAAATGGTCAAGCGCCTCGGCGTGCGCTACAGCGAGATCGCGATCAAACCGATGTTCGACACCTTCATGAAGGCGCTGGCGCCGCATTTCGGCGACCGGCCGTTCGATGCCAGCGAAGAAAACCTGCAGTCGCGCATTCGCGGCACGCTGCTGATGGCATTGTCGAACAAGCATGGATCGATCGTGCTGACCACCGGCAACAAGAGCGAGATGAGCACCGGCTACGCCACGCTCTACGGCGACATGGCGGGCGGCTTTGCCGTGCTCAAGGACATCACCAAGAAATTCGTCTACCGCCTCTCACGCTATCGCAACTCCCTGTCGGCGGTGATCCCCGAGAGGATCATCGAGCGCGCCCCGAGCGCCGAGCTGCGGCCCAACCAGGTCGACCAGGACAGTCTGCCGCCTTACGACGTGCTCGATGCGATCGTCGAGCGTTACGTCGAGCAGGACCAGAGTGTCGCGGAAATTGTCGCCGCCGGCTTTAAGAGCGAGGATGTCCATCGCATCGTCAATCTGGTGCATATCAACGAATACAAGCGCCGGCAGGCGCCGGTAGGTATCCGCATTACTCCGCGCGGCTTCGGCAAGGACTGGCGTTATCCCATTACCAACAAATACCGCGGCGGGCTCTAG
- a CDS encoding P-II family nitrogen regulator produces the protein MKKIEAVVKPFKLDEVREALSEIGVTGLTVTEVKGFGRQKGHTELYRGAEYVVDFLPKVKVEVVVADKLADQAIEAIVKAARTGKIGDGKIFVTSVEQVIRIRTGETDEAAV, from the coding sequence ATGAAGAAAATCGAAGCGGTGGTCAAGCCGTTCAAGCTCGATGAGGTGCGCGAAGCGCTCTCGGAGATCGGGGTCACGGGATTGACGGTGACGGAAGTCAAGGGTTTCGGCCGGCAGAAAGGCCATACGGAGCTCTACCGCGGTGCTGAATATGTCGTGGACTTCCTGCCCAAGGTCAAAGTCGAAGTCGTGGTGGCGGACAAGCTCGCCGATCAGGCGATCGAGGCGATCGTGAAGGCGGCGCGCACGGGCAAGATCGGCGACGGCAAGATTTTCGTGACCTCGGTCGAGCAGGTCATCCGTATCCGTACTGGCGAGACCGACGAAGCGGCGGTGTGA
- a CDS encoding Smr/MutS family protein, with protein MAKRPVNPESPAVEDADEEALLRDALKGVAPLRNPGKASLQRPPPAPIPVQTLHEDEQVLQDSLSDDMPTEIGLETGEELVFLRNGLSNQILKKLRRGYWSTQDHLDLHGLRSEEARTLLVSFLNDALKHGLRCVRIVHGKGLRSRNAEPVLKRKIGNWLGQRDEVLAFVQARAEDGGGGAVMVLLKAKTKKQRTGLRTED; from the coding sequence ATGGCCAAACGCCCAGTCAATCCGGAGTCCCCAGCCGTGGAAGATGCGGACGAGGAAGCCTTGTTGCGCGATGCGTTGAAAGGCGTCGCGCCGCTGCGTAATCCCGGCAAGGCAAGCTTGCAACGCCCGCCGCCGGCGCCGATTCCGGTGCAGACACTGCACGAAGACGAACAAGTCCTGCAGGACAGCCTCTCCGACGACATGCCGACGGAAATCGGGCTGGAGACCGGCGAGGAACTGGTGTTCCTGCGAAACGGCCTCTCCAACCAGATTCTGAAGAAACTGCGGCGCGGATATTGGTCCACGCAGGACCACCTCGATCTGCACGGCCTGCGTAGCGAGGAGGCGCGAACGCTACTGGTGAGCTTTCTCAACGACGCGCTCAAACACGGGCTGCGCTGTGTGCGCATCGTTCACGGCAAGGGACTCAGATCGAGGAACGCGGAACCTGTGCTAAAAAGAAAAATAGGCAACTGGCTCGGCCAGCGCGACGAAGTGCTGGCTTTCGTGCAGGCACGCGCCGAGGATGGCGGCGGCGGTGCGGTGATGGTGCTGCTGAAGGCCAAAACCAAAAAACAGCGCACAGGACTGAGGACCGAGGACTGA
- the trxB gene encoding thioredoxin-disulfide reductase, with protein sequence MTAKTKHSRLLILGSGPAGYTAAIYAARANLKPVLITGMIQGGQLTTTTDVDNWPADVMGMQGPELMERFLKHAERFDTEVIFDHIHTVKLGERPFQLIGDQAVYTCDAVIIATGASAKYLGLPSESAFMGKGVSGCATCDGFFYKGQDVAVVGGGNTAVEEALYLSNIARTVTVVHRRDKFRAEAILVDRLTEKSKTGNVKLEWNHTLDEVCGDKKGVNGIRIRSTKNNNARNLPLSGVFIAIVHTPNTQIFQGQLDMVDGYIVTRSGNQGGATATSVPGVFAAGDVQDHVYRQAVTSAGTGCMAALDAEKYLEELS encoded by the coding sequence ATGACCGCCAAAACAAAACATTCCCGACTCCTCATCCTGGGTTCCGGTCCCGCCGGCTACACGGCCGCCATCTACGCCGCGCGCGCCAATCTCAAGCCCGTGCTGATTACCGGCATGATCCAGGGCGGCCAGCTTACGACAACGACCGACGTGGACAATTGGCCTGCGGACGTCATGGGCATGCAAGGCCCGGAACTGATGGAGCGTTTTCTGAAGCACGCCGAGCGCTTCGACACCGAGGTTATTTTCGATCATATCCACACCGTGAAGCTGGGTGAGCGGCCGTTCCAGCTGATCGGTGACCAGGCCGTCTACACCTGCGACGCCGTGATCATCGCTACAGGCGCTTCAGCAAAATACCTCGGCCTGCCCTCTGAAAGCGCATTCATGGGCAAAGGTGTTTCCGGCTGCGCCACCTGCGACGGCTTCTTCTACAAAGGCCAGGATGTGGCCGTGGTCGGCGGCGGCAATACCGCGGTCGAAGAGGCGTTATATTTGTCCAACATTGCCCGGACCGTGACAGTGGTGCATCGGCGCGACAAGTTTCGCGCTGAAGCGATCCTGGTCGACCGCTTGACGGAAAAATCGAAGACCGGCAATGTCAAGCTCGAGTGGAACCATACGCTGGACGAAGTGTGCGGCGACAAGAAAGGCGTCAACGGCATCCGCATCCGCTCGACCAAGAACAACAACGCGCGGAATCTGCCGCTGTCCGGCGTCTTCATTGCCATCGTACATACGCCGAACACGCAGATCTTCCAGGGACAGCTCGACATGGTGGATGGCTACATCGTCACCAGAAGCGGCAACCAGGGCGGCGCGACGGCGACCAGCGTACCTGGCGTATTTGCGGCGGGCGACGTGCAGGATCATGTTTATCGCCAGGCGGTCACCAGCGCCGGCACCGGGTGCATGGCAGCACTCGATGCCGAGAAGTATCTCGAAGAACTAAGTTAA